One Zeugodacus cucurbitae isolate PBARC_wt_2022May chromosome 3, idZeuCucr1.2, whole genome shotgun sequence genomic region harbors:
- the LOC105210818 gene encoding transport and Golgi organization protein 6: MESVNIAKYLLALESLKFVEDEGGNDKTKKVEISDDEHRLEYNITILQKFMADKNTSSLIKKSVSILNASWLETEQLSHPISVAEDDKELVYVVYMQCLLLEIVKNVNFNSEAKEDLVSTRHISLCIEAVQDLAKYALHRQLHATFYEISVFTNERKSHGCHCDFPLLLLSTEVFEQLIKIKPFHMAHALETVMRDYIAAIFSLRLASVTQEFTLQEQTLKALQNKLNYIWLYVSKLEFLRTIMLLKGIRRAPAALQKQLHHELLQKLLSKDGFTTLVATLHTAQSTNASGSSAKRAMLSDKQVFEIIANIVAFRGHTQRAQNTLIRQIYQFLNTCLLNENAMIDCMGAGLLSLRRLYDLNEVNKLQISDIIANNFTKFSQPADVLNGLIVMEHKELSLLIALTYQLFCSSTVECLPTELLTPYLPLILQMYHHMPHGFLQKQQLASIVTRCLHNCTPDELLQVVVKLYKQTFDDNWQQLHARVIIYPNVEQTQLTVKIASSEMKQEFSPSLAVPELLMNSNHNILTYRIFMILLQEMSNILDDVAYGQHEAQIELLQTEDELITFLNSKYPVKVEILLSLNTLISHQPLKSQISENIADFLRFLRTLLQKRLNTRNMTAGSAQQTEAMDQILLILLTLTQELLEQTEMHQETYRELLPALQKLQTQTPNQLIKARIKCLHTLLNGEFKANAAQQTSAFNTARGLVESQESHLQVYGIQMLLELLRQRDSVTLANTHLLIALALSTLKNRESYTFLNCVRLFVGLVHVMETEVLETLADEYLNEQTSIDYRLVVGEAMLKVAQELGPLCYKYKDTLLNCFMHGARSALNEFRMSAFSNLAQLARILCYQVQHFFQELLNLIDYELSTGKYLPAKRAATLVLCELLADIDNLLDFEQMLLPIYRVLRTIEADEDADAKMRQHAANGLSTLATKCKKFLFPEAQLQKEIRIFGINEPTTTRSGNTKSHILELN; encoded by the exons atGGAAAGTGttaatattgcaaaatatttgttagCTTTAGAAAGTTTAAAATTCGTTGAAGATGAAG GCGGTAATGATAAAACGAAAAAAGTGGAAATCTCTGACGATGAGCACCGTTTGGAATACAACATTACAATATTGCAGAAGTTTATGGCAGACAAAAACACAagttctttaattaaaaaaagtgtgAGTATACTTAACGCTTCCTGGTTGGAAACTGAACAGCTTTCACATCCCATCAGTGTTGCTGAGGATGATAAAGAGTTAGTTTatgttgtttatatgcaatGTCTTCTGctggaaattgtaaaaaatgtaaatttcaatAGTGAGGCCAAAGAAGATCTTGTATCGACACGTCATATCAGCCTCTGTATTGAAGCAGTGCAGGATTTGGCCAAATATGCGTTACATAGACAGCTGCATGCCACATTCTATGAAATAAGTGTCTTTACAAATGAACGCAAGTCGCACGGTTGCCATTGTGATTTcccattattgttattgtccACTGAGGTATTTGAGCaactcattaaaattaaacCCTTTCACATGGCCCATGCGTTGGAGACAGTTATGCGTGATTACATTGCGGCTATATTCAGTCTACGTTTAGCAAGTGTGACGCAAGAATTCACGCTACAGGAGCAAACTCTTAAagcattacaaaataaattaaattacatatggTTGTATGTGAGTAAGTTGGAATTTCTAAGAACTATTATGTTACTGAAGGGTATACGACGTGCACCGGCTGCTTTACAAAAGCAATTACACCACGAACTCTTACAGAAATTACTTTCTAAAGATGGCTTTACAACATTAGTAGCTACGCTGCATACAGCGCAGTCTACAAACGCTAGTGGCAGCAGCGCGAAGCGAGCGATGCTTAGTGATAAACAAGTTTTCGAGATTATCGCGAACATTGTCGCCTTTCGTGGACACACGCAACGCGCTCAAAACACATTGATAAGGCAAATATACCAATTTCTTAATACTTGTTTACTAAACGAAAATGCGATGATAGACTGTATGGGCGCCGGACTGTTATCACTACGACGACTTTACGACTTAAATGAGGTAAACAAGTTGCAGATAAGTGATATAATTGCAAACAACTTCACTAAATTTAGCCAACCAGCGGACGTGCTAAACGGTTTAATAGTGATGGAACATAAAGAGCTTTCATTACTTATTGCCCTAACATATCAGCTCTTCTGCAGTTCAACGGTAGAGTGTTTACCCACTGAACTATTGACACCTTATCTGCCACTAATATTACAAATGTATCATCACATGCCCCATGGATttttacaaaagcaacagcTAGCAAGCATTGTAACGCGCTGTCTACACAATTGTACGCCGGATGAACTGCTGCAAGTAGTTGTAAAATTATATAAGCAAACATTCGATGACAACTGGCAGCAGCTACATGCGCGCGTTATCATCTATCCCAATGTGGAACAAACGCAGCTTACCGTAAAAATAGCCAGCAGCGAAATGAAACAAGAGTTCAGTCCCTCTTTGGCTGTGCCAGAGCTTTTAATGAACAGCAATCACAACATACTCACCTACCGCATATTTATGATACTCCTACAAGAAATGTCCAATATTTTGGATGACGTTGCGTACGGACAGCATGAAGCACAAATTGAGTTGTTGCAAACCGAAGATGAGTTAATTACCTTCCTCAACTCCAAATACCCAGTTAAAGTGGAAATTTTACTCTCACTCAACACGTTAATCTCACATCAGCCACTTAAGTCGCAAATCTCGGAAAATATTGCAGATTTCCTACGTTTCTTACGCACACTACTGCAAAAACGTTTGAACACACGTAATATGACCGCAGGAAGTGCGCAACAAACCGAAGCTATGgatcaaattttacttatacTCTTAACCTTAACGCAAGAGTTACTCGAACAAACCGAAATGCACCAGGAAACATATCGTGAACTTTTACCCGCGCTACAAAAACTACAAACGCAAACACCCAATCAGTTAATTAAAGCACGTATTAAGTGTCTACACACACTGCTAAATGGTGAATTCAAGGCAAATGCGGCACAGCAAACGAGCGCCTTCAATACAGCGCGTGGGCTTGTCGAGTCGCAGGAGTCACATTTGCAGGTCTATGGCATACAAATGTTGCTCGAATTGCTGCGGCAACGCGACAGTGTAACGCTCGCCAATACACACTTGCTAATTGCGTTGGCGTTGAGTACGCTCAAAAATCGCGAATCTTACACGTTTCTGAATTGTGTGCGCTTGTTTGTGGGTTTAGTGCATGTTATGGAGACGGAAGTGTTGGAAACATTAGCCGATGAATATCTCAATGAGCAGACGAGCATCGACTATCGTTTGGTAGTGGGTGAAGCGATGCTTAAAGTGGCGCAGGaattgg GTCCACTTTGCTATAAATACAAGGATACGCTGCTGAACTGTTTTATGCATGGCGCGCGCAGTGCACTCAACGAGTTTCGTATGTCTGCATTCTCCAACCTTGCTCAGTTGGCACGCATACTTTGCTATCAAGTGCAACATTTTTTCCAAGAG CTGCTCAATCTCATCGATTACGAGCTCAGCACTGGCAAATATCTGCCTGCCAAGCGTGCTGCCACTTTGGTGTTATGTGAACTTTTGGCGGACATCGACAACTTATTGGACTTCGAGCAGATGTTGCTGCCAATTTATCGTGTACTGCGAACAATCGAAGCCGATGAAGATGCGGATGCGAAAATGCGTCAACATGCGGCAAATGGTTTGAGTACTCTGGCGACAAAATGCAAAAAGTTTTTGTTTCCCGAGGCGCAACTACAAAAGGAGATACGCATATTTGGCATCAatgaaccaacaacaacaaggagtgGTAATACAAAAAGTCATATTTTAGAATTAAACTAG
- the LOC105210817 gene encoding L-2-hydroxyglutarate dehydrogenase, mitochondrial, with product MAQLIKSIRGTIVLGQKLTTAPTIATAGQRRLRSTQTDDYDLVVVGGGIVGVASAREILLRHPHLRVGLLEKEHKLAVHQSGHNSGVIHAGIYYKPGSLKAKLCVEGMHLAYDFLNEKKIPYKKVGKLIVATSEDEVERLMDLYERGQKNLCPDLKLIDGKEIKEIEPFCEGVKAIHSPHTGIVDWGLVTQYYAQDFKQAGGVVHLNFQVSKFLETTDGDASKYPVTIRGARGHQQVRTRYVLTCGGLQSDKLAEMTGCPRDPRIIPFRGEYLLLSKEKQHMVRGNIYPVPDPNLPFLGVHFTPRMDGSVWLGPNAVLAFKREGYTWGDINLLELFDAVRHPGFLKMASRHLKFGLGEMTKSLFIRLQTKELQKYIPQINEFDISHGPAGVRAQAMDSYGSLVDDFVFDKGEGESALAQQVLHCRNAPSPGATSSLAIAKMIADKLEKEFDIKC from the exons ATGGCACAACTAATAAAAAGTATAAGGGGCACTATTGTGTTGGGACAAAAACTGACGACGGCCCCAACTATAGCGACGGCGGGACAGCGACGCTTGAGGAGCACACAAACCGA tgacTATGATTTGGTTGTCGTTGGCGGTGGTATTGTAGGTGTCGCGTCAGCGCGCGAAATACTGTTACGACATCCACATTTACGTGTTGGTCTACTAGAGAAAGAGCATAAATTGGCCGTACATCAGAGTGGACATAATTCAGGTGTTATACATGCTGGCATCTACTACAAACCAGGCTCACTGAAGGCTAAGCTATGTGTGGAGGGTATGCATTTGGCTTACGACTTCTTGAATGAGAAGAAGATACCATATAAGAAAGTGGGCAAATTGATTGTGGCCACAAGTGAAGATGAAGTTGAACGTTTGATGGACTTGTATGAGCGTGGTCAAAAGAATTTATGTCCCGATCTCAAATTGATTGATGGCAAAGAAATCAAAGAGATTGAACCATTCTGTGAAGGTGTTAAGGCCATACACAGTCCGCATACGGGCATTGTCGATTGGGGCCTAGTCACACAATACTATGCGCAAGACTTCAAACAGGCTGGCGGTGTTGTGCACCTCAATTTCCAA GTTTCGAAATTCTTAGAAACCACCGATGGCGATGCCAGCAAATACCCGGTAACAATACGTGGCGCGCGTGGACACCAACAGGTACGTACACGTTATGTGCTCACCTGTGGCGGTCTGCAATCGGACAAGTTGGCCGAAATGACAGGTTGTCCACGTGATCCACGCATTATACCCTTCCGCGGCGAATACCTGTTACTCTCGAAGGAGAAACAACACATGGTGCGTGGCAATATTTATCCCGTACCCGATCCGAATCTGCCATTCTTGGGCGTGCATTTCACACCACGCATGGACGGCTCTGTGTGGCTGGGACCGAATGCTGTGTTGGCATTCAAGCGTGAAGGCTATAC ttgGGGTGACATAAATTTGCTGGAATTATTCGATGCTGTGCGTCATCCCGGTTTCTTGAAAATGGCAAGCAGACATTTGAAATTCGGTTTGGGTGAAATGACTAAATCACTCTTTATACGATTACAAACGAAAGAACTGCAAAAGTACATACCACAAATCAATGAATTCGACATAAGTCATGGACCAGCTGGTGTACGTGCACAAGCCATGGACAGCTATGGTAGTCTAGTGGATGATTTCGTCTTCGACAAGGGTGAAGGCGAAAGTGCCTTGGCACAACAAGTGCTGCATTGCCGTAATGCACCGTCACCGGGTGCGACCAGCAGTTTGGCTATTGCCAAAATGATTGCCGATAAGCTTGAAAAGGAATTCGATATCAAATGCTAA